The following proteins are co-located in the Eubalaena glacialis isolate mEubGla1 chromosome 14, mEubGla1.1.hap2.+ XY, whole genome shotgun sequence genome:
- the NLRC4 gene encoding LOW QUALITY PROTEIN: NLR family CARD domain-containing protein 4 (The sequence of the model RefSeq protein was modified relative to this genomic sequence to represent the inferred CDS: substituted 1 base at 1 genomic stop codon) encodes MPQGLQEEISTWMSQERFENQEQPSPRGKVVQTVSESTIPGRHFSELAWTAWEMNFIKENSQILIQRMGMTVIKQILDELFVWNVLNYGEVNIICCEKVEQDAARGIIHMILKKGSEACNLFLKSLEKWNYPLFQDLHGLSLFHQMSEEDLDGLAQDLKDLYHTPSFLNYYPLGEDIDIIFNLKSTFTEPVLWRKDQHHHRLEQLTLSGLLDTLQSPCIIEGESGKGKSTLLQRIAMLWASGECQALTKFKLVLFLRLSRAQGGLFETLCDQLLDIPDTIRKQTFMAMLLKLRQRVLFLLDGYNEFKAQNCPEIEALIKENHRFKNMVIVTTTTECLRYIRQFGALIAEVGDMTEDSAQAVIREVLIKELAEGLLLQIQKSRCLRNLMKTPLFVVITCAIQMGKSEFHSNTQTTLFCAFYDLLINKNKHKRKGVAPSEVTRSLDHCGDLALEGVFSHRFDFEPDDLSSVNEDVLLTTGLLCKYTAQRFKPKYKFFHKSFQEYTAGRRLSSLLTSEEPAEVTKGNGHLQKMVSISDITSKYSNLLLYTCGSSVEATRTVLKHLASVYQHGSLGGLFVTKRPLWRQESMQNVKSTTVQEILKAININSFTECGINLFCESISTSNLREEFEAFFHGKSLHINSENIPDYLFDFFENLPNCASALDFVKLDLYGGAVASQDETAEDASRIHMQESSGTYIPSRAVSLFFNWKXEFKTLEVTLRDFCKLNKQDIKYLGKIFSSATSLRLYIKRCAGVAGSLSSVLSTCKNIHSIIVEASPLALEDERHITSVTNLHTLSIHDLGTQRLPGGLTDSLGNLKNLMKLILDNIKMNEEDAIKLAEGLTNLKKMCLLRLTRLSDIGEGMDYIVKSLAAEPCDLKEIQLVSCCLSGNAVKTIAQNLHNLAKLSILDLSENHLEKDGNEALQELIDRLHILEQLNVLMLPWCGDGRVSLARLLEQLKGAPQLIKLGLRNWRLTDAEIRILGAFFEKNLLKNFQQLDLAGNCVSSDGWLAFMSVFENLKQLVFFDFSTERLLPDASLVRKLSHVLSKLTFLQEARLVGWQFDDDDVSVIKGAFKLVTA; translated from the exons ATGCCTCAGGGTCTTCAGGAGGAGATATCCACTTGGATGAGTCAAGAAAGATTTGAAAACCAGGAGCAGCCTAGCCCAAGAGGAAAAGTAGTGCAGACAGTGTCTGAGAGTACAATACCTGGGAGGCACTTCTCCGAGCTGGCATGGACTGCCTGGGAGA TGAATTTCATAAAGGAGAACAGTCAAATTCTCATTCAAAGGATGGGAATGACTGTTATAAAGCAAATTTTGGATGAGCTATTTGTATGGAATGTTCTGAATTACGGAGAAGTAAACATCATTTGCTGTGAGAAGGTCGAGCAGGATGCTGCAAGAGGGATCATTCACATGATTTTGAAGAAGGGTTCAGAAGCCTGTAACCTCTTTCTTAAATCCCTTGAAAAGTGGAACTATCCTCTGTTTCAGGACTTGCATGGACTTA GTCTTTTTCATCAGATGTCAGAAGAAGACTTAGATGGTTTGGCTCAGGATTTAAAGGACTTATACCATACCCCATCTTTTCTGAACTACTATCCGCTGGGTGAAGATattgacattatttttaatttgaaaagcaCCTTCACAGAACCGGTTCTATGGAGGAAGGACCAACACCATCACCGTCTGGAGCAGCTGACCCTGAGTGGCCTGCTGGACACTCTTCAGAGCCCCTGCATCATCGAAGGGGAATCGGGCAAAGGGAAGTCCACTCTGCTGCAGCGAATCGCCATGCTCTGGGCCTCTGGAGAGTGCCAGGCTCTGACCAAGTTCAAATTAGTTTTATTTCTCCGTCTGAGCAGGGCCCAGGGTGGACTCTTCGAAACCCTGTGTGACCAACTCTTGGATATACCTGACACAATCAGGAAGCAGACTTTCATGGCCATGCTACTGAAGCTACGGCAGAGGGTTCTTTTTCTCCTAGATGGCTACAATGAATTCAAGGCCCAGAACTGCCCAGAAATCGAAGCCCTAATAAAGGAAAACCACCGCTTCAAGAATATGGTCATCGTCACCACCACCACGGAGTGCCTGAGGTACATCAGGCAGTTTGGTGCGCTGATTGCCGAGGTGGGGGACATGACCGAGGATAGTGCCCAGGCTGTCATCCGGGAAGTGCTGATAAAGGAGCTCGCTGAAGGCTTGTTGCTCCAAATTCAGAAATCCAGGTGCTTGAGGAATCTGATGAAGACCCCTCTCTTTGTGGTCATCACTTGTGCAATCCAGATGGGGAAAAGTGAGTTCCACTCTAACACACAAACCACACTGTTCTGTGCCTTCTACGATCtgctaataaataaaaacaagcacAAACGTAAAGGGGTGGCTCCAAGTGAGGTCACTCGGAGCCTGGACCACTGTGGGGACCTAGCTCTGGAGGGCGTGTTCTCCCACAGGTTTGATTTTGAACCGGACGACTTGTCCAGTGTGAACGAGGATGTCCTGCTGACAACGGGACTCCTCTGTAAATACACAGCTCAACGGTTCAAGCCGAAGTATAAATTCTTTCATAAATCATTCCAGGAGTACACAGCAGGACGCAGACTCAGCAGTTTATTGACGTCTGAAGAGCCAGCAGAGGTGACCAAGGGGAACGGTCACTTGCAGAAAATGGTTTCCATTTCAGACATTACATCCAAGTACAGCAACCTGCTCCTGTATACGTGTGGGTCATCTGTCGAAGCCACCCGGACTGTTCTGAAACACCTGGCATCAGTGTATCAACATGGCAGCCTCGGTGGGCTTTTCGTCACCAAGAGGCCTCTCTGGAGGCAGGAATCTATGCAAAATGTGAAAAGCACCACTGTGCAAGAAATTCTGAAAGCCATAAACATCAACTCCTTTACAGAGTGTGGCATCAATTTATTCTGTGAGAGTATATCCACATCAAACCTGAGAGAAGAATTTGAAGCTTTCTTTCATGGTAAAAGCCTACATATCAACTCAGAGAACATCCCTGATTACTTATTTGACTTCTTTGAAAACTTGCCTAATTGTGCAAGTGCTCTGGACTTTGTTAAACTAGACCTGTACGGGGGAGCTGTGGCTTCGCAGGATGAGACCGCAGAAGACGCAAGCAGGATCCACATGCAGGAGTCCTCAGGAACCTACATTCCCAGCAGGGCTGTGTCTTTGTTCTTCAACTGGAAGTAGGAATTCAAGACATTGGAGGTCACACTCCGGGATTTCTGCAAGTTGAATAAGCAAGATATCAAATACCTGGGGAAAATATTCAGCTCTGCTACAAGCCTCAGGTTGTACATTAAGAGATGTGCCGGCGTGGCTGGAAGCCTCAGTTCGGTCCTCAGCACCTGTAAGAACATTCATTCCATCATAGTGGAAGCCAGTCCCCTCGCCTTAGAAGACGAGCGGCATATCACATCTGTGACAAACCTGCACACCTTAAGTATTCATGACCTAGGGACTCAACGGCTACCAG GTGGTCTGACTGACAGCTTAGGTAATTTGAAGAACCTTATGAAGCTCATACTGGATAATATTAAGATGAATGAGGAAGATGCTATAAAACTAG ctgaAGGTCTGACAAATCTGAAAAAGATGTGTTTACTTCGTTTGACCCGCTTGTCTGATATAGGGGAGGGAATGGATTACATAGTCAAGTCTCTGGCAGCTGAACCCTGTGACCTTAAAGAAATCCAATTAGTCTCCTGCTGCCTGTCAGGAAATGCTGTGAAAACCATAG ctCAGAATCTTCACAACTTGGCCAAACTGAGCATTCTTGATTTATCTGAAAATCATCTGGAAAAGGATGGAAATGAAGCTCTTCAGGAACTAA TTGACAGGCTGCACATCTTAGAACAGCTAAACGTGCTGATGCTGCCCTGGTGTGGTGATGGACGAGTCAGCTTGGCCAGGCTGCTGGAGCAACTGAAGGGGGCCCCACAGCTCATCAAGCTTGGGCTGAGAAACTGGAGACTCACAGATGCAGAGATTAGAATTCTAG